From the genome of Nitrosopumilus sp., one region includes:
- a CDS encoding glycosyltransferase: MILACIPAYNEESHIENLVKSAQSHADSVLVCDDGSTDDTAKLAKNAGATVISHKTNKGYGAAIISLFEYARNNNVEIMITFDGDGQHNPDQIPLLLDALTQHNVDVVIGSRFLNQNTEAPGYRQRGIKIITSAANYGTDLKVSDSQSGFRAYSKNAIDAIHPTEEGMSVSTEILLKISNKGLSLAEVPITVSYDGDTSEQHAVPHGISVLANTIKYVSIKHPLKFYGIPGIALIIAGIILGSIFLDAYLNQQTVFYGSLLGSVVLFLLGAILSVTSIILFSMANLIRDRN; the protein is encoded by the coding sequence TTGATACTTGCCTGTATTCCTGCATACAACGAAGAATCACACATTGAAAATTTAGTAAAGTCTGCCCAGTCCCACGCTGACTCTGTTTTAGTATGTGATGACGGCTCTACAGATGACACTGCAAAATTGGCAAAAAATGCAGGAGCTACAGTAATTTCTCACAAAACAAACAAAGGATATGGAGCAGCAATTATCTCATTGTTTGAGTATGCACGGAACAACAATGTCGAAATCATGATTACTTTTGATGGCGATGGGCAGCACAATCCTGATCAGATTCCATTACTACTTGATGCATTAACTCAACATAACGTGGATGTGGTAATTGGCTCTAGATTCCTGAATCAAAATACTGAAGCTCCGGGGTATAGGCAAAGAGGAATCAAAATTATAACATCAGCTGCAAACTACGGTACAGATCTCAAAGTATCTGACTCTCAATCCGGATTTAGGGCATACTCTAAGAACGCAATTGATGCAATTCACCCTACTGAGGAAGGAATGTCTGTATCAACTGAAATTCTACTAAAAATATCAAACAAGGGACTTTCACTAGCTGAGGTTCCAATTACAGTATCTTATGATGGTGACACTTCAGAGCAACATGCGGTTCCACATGGAATTTCAGTTCTTGCAAATACCATAAAATACGTGTCAATAAAACATCCGCTAAAATTTTATGGAATTCCGGGAATTGCGTTAATCATTGCTGGAATTATTTTGGGAAGTATCTTCTTAGATGCATATCTTAACCAGCAAACTGTATTTTACGGCTCACTATTAGGCTCAGTTGTATTGTTTTTGTTAGGTGCAATACTTTCCGTTACCTCCATCATATTATTTTCAATGGCAAATTTAATTCGAGACAGAAATTAA
- a CDS encoding glucose-1-phosphate thymidylyltransferase, whose amino-acid sequence MKGIILHGGHGTRLRPLTHTGPKQLLPIANKAMSQYALEDLKTAGVAEVGIIIGDVYPEKVKEYYGTGEKFGVKITYIYQDAPKGISHAVRLCKDFIGNDKFIVYLGDNVLRKNLIDYTKKFETSNSDAMILLCAVDEPQRFGIAELDKDNPGKIKKITEKPKDPPSNLAVIGIYFLTPKIFEIIDNLKPSWRGELEITDALDMLMNKGNKIEYDTVTGWWKDTGTPEDIIHANKLVLDSIGTENQFLIDKDVEIKGNIIIGKGTEISRDSFVTGPVIIGKNCKIGPAARIGPYVSIGDNCKLQRCDIQDSIVMSDCTVNAKVDFSCSIVAHGSEIEDSNVPKKYQFLLGERSQVKL is encoded by the coding sequence TTGAAAGGAATCATTCTTCATGGTGGTCACGGTACAAGATTAAGACCATTAACTCATACAGGACCAAAACAACTACTTCCAATTGCTAACAAGGCAATGTCTCAATATGCACTAGAAGATCTAAAGACTGCGGGAGTAGCTGAGGTTGGAATCATTATTGGAGATGTATATCCTGAAAAAGTAAAAGAATACTATGGAACCGGAGAAAAGTTTGGAGTTAAAATTACTTACATTTATCAGGATGCGCCAAAAGGAATCTCACATGCAGTAAGGTTATGCAAAGATTTCATTGGTAATGATAAATTTATTGTATATTTAGGTGACAATGTTCTAAGAAAAAATCTGATAGACTATACAAAAAAATTTGAAACTTCAAATTCTGATGCCATGATTTTATTATGTGCCGTAGATGAACCGCAAAGATTTGGTATTGCAGAACTGGACAAAGACAATCCTGGTAAGATAAAAAAAATCACAGAAAAACCGAAAGATCCACCATCAAATCTGGCAGTAATTGGAATATACTTTCTCACTCCAAAAATATTTGAAATTATAGACAACCTAAAGCCATCCTGGAGGGGAGAACTTGAAATTACTGATGCACTAGACATGTTAATGAATAAGGGAAATAAAATTGAATACGATACAGTCACTGGTTGGTGGAAGGATACAGGAACTCCAGAGGATATAATTCATGCAAACAAGCTGGTCCTTGATTCAATTGGCACTGAAAACCAATTCCTTATTGACAAAGACGTAGAAATTAAAGGCAACATAATAATTGGAAAAGGAACAGAAATATCTAGAGATTCCTTTGTAACTGGTCCCGTAATCATTGGCAAGAATTGTAAGATAGGTCCTGCGGCAAGAATTGGGCCCTATGTATCAATTGGAGATAACTGCAAACTCCAAAGATGTGATATTCAGGATTCTATTGTAATGTCAGACTGTACGGTTAACGCAAAGGTGGATTTTTCTTGCAGTATTGTAGCACATGGCTCTGAGATTGAGGATTCTAATGTACCAAAGAAATATCAATTTCTTCTAGGTGAACGTTCACAGGTTAAATTGTGA
- the rfbD gene encoding dTDP-4-dehydrorhamnose reductase: MNFFVTGSSGLVGSQVIKDLIKQNHIVYSCYHDVKPDYGINTKLDLSNPEDIKKTINEISPDVIIHLAAMTEVDLCEIERDLAMTINAKATKILAEQAARNDCFFVYVSTDYIFDGSKGMKKESDSPNPLGFYGKSKLAGEISLNGLASGWCIARTSTPFGIHSTKKSFPLWIKENLESKKEISVLTDQFTSPTYVPNLSKMLIEVATKQITGIIHLSGASRISRYSLAEMVADRLNLDKALLKPVKITEMNWKAQRPSDSSLDVSLATEILEEKPQKIESGLDLFLSEL, translated from the coding sequence ATGAATTTTTTTGTAACTGGTTCTTCTGGTTTGGTCGGCTCGCAAGTGATAAAAGATCTTATAAAACAAAATCATATTGTATATTCTTGTTATCATGATGTAAAACCTGATTATGGAATTAACACCAAATTAGATTTGTCAAATCCTGAAGATATTAAAAAAACTATAAATGAAATTTCTCCTGATGTGATAATTCATTTGGCAGCAATGACAGAAGTAGATCTTTGTGAAATCGAGCGAGACTTGGCAATGACAATCAATGCGAAGGCAACAAAAATCTTGGCAGAACAAGCGGCCAGAAATGATTGCTTTTTTGTTTATGTATCAACTGATTACATTTTTGATGGAAGTAAAGGAATGAAAAAAGAAAGTGACTCCCCAAATCCGTTAGGGTTTTATGGAAAATCAAAATTAGCAGGTGAAATTTCATTGAATGGTTTGGCATCTGGATGGTGTATTGCACGAACTAGCACCCCATTTGGAATTCATTCTACAAAGAAGAGTTTTCCACTATGGATAAAAGAAAATTTGGAATCAAAAAAAGAGATTTCAGTATTAACTGATCAATTTACATCTCCGACATATGTGCCAAATCTATCAAAAATGTTAATTGAAGTTGCGACAAAGCAAATCACTGGAATTATTCATCTATCTGGCGCTAGTAGAATATCACGATATTCTCTTGCAGAAATGGTTGCAGACAGGCTGAATTTAGATAAAGCTTTGCTCAAACCTGTCAAAATTACTGAAATGAATTGGAAAGCACAAAGACCATCCGATTCTTCCCTTGATGTATCTCTTGCTACTGAAATTCTAGAGGAAAAACCCCAAAAAATAGAATCTGGCCTTGACTTGTTTTTATCTGAATTGTGA
- the rfbB gene encoding dTDP-glucose 4,6-dehydratase, whose translation MSILVCGGAGFIGSTFIKNYLTNNVDSKVSNVDILTIGSNLQNLKGIKNNRNYKFIKDDIRNESVIESLVKDVDVVVNFAAESHVDRSISNPKPFLDTNIMGTYSILEAIRKYDKQFIHVSTDEIYGDALGQDSFDENSQINPSNPYAATKAAADHLVASYHRTYGINCITTRCTNNFGPNQFPEKLIPKTIIRLQKNLKVPVYGDGSQIRSWIYISDHVQAIESLISKGKPGNVYNITAYEEITNKAIVEKILDIMGKSHSMMEYVGDRPGHDKRYSIDCSKIETQIGWKPKYEFDDALKQTVNWYLQNQSWWEPLVDENTLHPQPWTISWK comes from the coding sequence ATGAGTATCTTAGTTTGTGGTGGCGCTGGATTTATTGGTAGTACATTTATCAAAAATTATCTAACAAATAATGTCGACTCTAAAGTTTCAAATGTTGATATTTTAACAATTGGTTCAAATTTACAAAATCTAAAAGGAATTAAAAATAACCGAAATTATAAATTTATCAAAGATGACATTCGAAATGAATCTGTCATTGAAAGTTTGGTTAAAGATGTAGATGTTGTGGTAAATTTTGCAGCTGAATCTCATGTTGATAGGAGCATTTCAAATCCAAAACCATTTCTAGATACTAACATAATGGGTACATATTCTATTTTAGAAGCAATTAGAAAGTATGACAAACAATTCATCCATGTATCAACTGATGAGATTTATGGTGATGCTCTAGGACAAGATTCCTTTGATGAAAATTCCCAAATCAATCCTAGTAATCCATATGCTGCTACAAAGGCAGCGGCTGATCATCTAGTTGCATCATATCACAGAACATATGGAATTAACTGTATCACGACTCGATGTACTAACAATTTTGGTCCAAATCAATTTCCAGAAAAATTAATTCCAAAAACTATAATTCGATTGCAAAAAAACCTCAAAGTTCCGGTATATGGTGATGGTTCACAAATTCGAAGCTGGATTTACATTTCTGATCATGTTCAGGCAATAGAATCCCTCATATCAAAAGGCAAACCTGGAAATGTTTACAATATCACTGCTTATGAAGAAATTACAAACAAAGCTATCGTAGAAAAAATTCTAGATATTATGGGAAAATCCCATTCCATGATGGAGTATGTAGGGGACAGACCCGGACACGATAAGCGATATTCCATTGATTGCTCAAAGATTGAAACCCAAATAGGATGGAAACCAAAATATGAGTTTGATGATGCATTAAAACAAACTGTAAACTGGTATCTGCAAAACCAATCTTGGTGGGAGCCGTTAGTTGATGAAAATACATTACATCCACAACCTTGGACAATATCCTGGAAATGA
- the rfbC gene encoding dTDP-4-dehydrorhamnose 3,5-epimerase has translation MPFTFKKLDIPDVILVKAQSFSDKRGFFLENFKESDFKNNGIDVKFVQDNFSHSCKHVLRGLHYQKKPQSQAKLVTTLRGEIFDVAVDIRNGSPTYGKWVGEILSEQNHNLLYIPDGFAHGFCILSNEADVLYKVTSEYSPKDEMGIIWDDSEINITWPIEKPILHEKDSHLPSLKNADNNFVYLH, from the coding sequence ATGCCTTTTACGTTTAAGAAATTGGACATTCCTGATGTAATACTTGTTAAAGCTCAATCATTTTCTGATAAGAGAGGTTTTTTCTTAGAAAATTTCAAAGAATCTGATTTTAAAAATAATGGCATTGATGTGAAATTTGTACAGGATAATTTTTCTCATTCATGCAAACATGTCTTAAGAGGCTTACATTATCAAAAAAAACCTCAGTCACAAGCTAAGCTAGTTACAACATTGAGAGGGGAAATCTTTGATGTTGCAGTTGACATACGTAATGGTTCTCCAACATATGGAAAATGGGTTGGTGAAATTCTTTCTGAACAAAATCATAACTTGCTTTACATACCTGATGGATTTGCACATGGTTTTTGTATTTTAAGTAATGAAGCTGATGTGCTTTACAAAGTTACTAGTGAGTATTCTCCAAAAGATGAAATGGGAATAATATGGGATGATTCTGAAATAAACATAACATGGCCAATAGAAAAGCCAATCTTACATGAAAAAGATTCTCATTTACCTTCCTTGAAAAATGCAGACAATAATTTTGTTTATTTACACTAG
- a CDS encoding methyltransferase: protein MSEYTGHKNLEKMSQTNKFNDWIYDEVKQYLNGTILEIGSGLGVFSEKILKDHPNSKITLTEISPTYLSVLKRKFSGKADVKKLDLNENDDYSNIGFNKFDSIIAINVLEHVQLDELALENFRKMLKANGNIIIFVPGHKSLYNIIDKTIGHYRRYSSEELIRKTSKVNLTISKIFQFNFIGMFGWYYNGNLRKKSDLNENSLKLFDKVVPILRIIDKLISNKLGLSLICIMKES from the coding sequence TTGTCAGAATATACAGGCCATAAAAATCTTGAGAAAATGTCTCAAACAAATAAATTCAATGATTGGATTTATGACGAAGTTAAACAATATTTGAATGGGACTATTTTAGAAATAGGTAGTGGTTTAGGAGTTTTTTCTGAAAAGATCTTAAAAGATCATCCAAACTCAAAGATTACACTTACAGAAATTTCTCCCACTTATCTTTCAGTATTAAAGAGAAAATTTTCCGGCAAAGCAGATGTTAAAAAATTAGATTTAAATGAAAATGATGATTATAGCAACATAGGATTTAACAAATTTGATTCAATTATTGCAATAAATGTATTAGAGCATGTACAACTGGATGAATTAGCACTAGAGAATTTTAGAAAAATGCTAAAGGCTAACGGAAATATTATTATTTTTGTTCCAGGTCACAAATCATTATACAATATTATCGATAAGACAATTGGACACTATAGAAGATATTCCAGTGAAGAATTAATCAGGAAAACATCAAAAGTGAATTTAACAATCAGTAAAATTTTTCAATTTAATTTTATAGGCATGTTTGGATGGTATTATAACGGAAATCTAAGAAAAAAAAGTGATTTAAATGAAAATTCTCTAAAATTGTTTGATAAAGTAGTGCCAATTTTACGCATAATTGATAAATTAATCAGTAACAAACTTGGATTATCTCTAATATGCATAATGAAAGAATCATAA
- a CDS encoding flippase-like domain-containing protein, with translation MTTLNFYNWSNLILKWHSTILLGGILATIYLIFILLSDSSTIWENFLKINPWNFFLAFVLWSISNFLRAIRWHIFVRSIVKIPFLKNLILYFSGFAFLITPARMGEIIKSYYLKRDYDLPVSKTAPIVLIERFYDLAGIVSIVLISFALLESQLHVLLLFPLFGVFMFTLNRKSLVDSTLKKLFKFKYLAKYAPNIDESVKTIQQITTLKCSLIGILFSIVITGLQSIAVYFLITSFVPINLEKVFLIFPLSNFLAAITLIPGGIGVFEGGFIGLLVQNQINYDIAVTVSVLIRIIGTGFFTVLGMILLKKLSK, from the coding sequence ATAACAACATTAAACTTCTACAACTGGTCTAATTTGATTCTTAAATGGCACAGTACAATTTTACTAGGGGGAATTCTTGCCACCATCTATTTAATCTTCATTTTACTCTCTGATTCTTCTACAATATGGGAAAATTTTCTTAAAATTAATCCTTGGAATTTTTTTCTAGCATTTGTTTTATGGTCTATTTCTAATTTCTTAAGAGCAATTCGTTGGCATATTTTTGTTAGGTCCATAGTAAAAATTCCCTTCCTAAAAAATTTAATACTTTATTTTTCTGGTTTTGCATTTTTGATAACACCTGCACGAATGGGAGAAATTATAAAATCCTATTATCTAAAAAGAGACTACGATTTACCTGTTTCTAAAACCGCACCTATTGTACTTATTGAAAGATTTTATGACTTAGCAGGGATAGTATCTATCGTACTAATCTCTTTTGCTTTATTGGAATCTCAATTACATGTTCTTCTTCTATTCCCATTATTTGGAGTTTTTATGTTTACTTTAAACAGAAAATCTTTAGTTGATTCTACTCTTAAAAAATTATTCAAATTCAAATATCTTGCTAAATATGCACCTAATATTGATGAATCTGTTAAAACAATCCAACAAATTACAACATTAAAATGTTCTTTGATTGGTATTTTGTTTTCTATTGTTATAACTGGTCTACAATCGATTGCAGTGTATTTTTTAATTACGAGTTTTGTTCCAATAAACTTAGAAAAAGTTTTCCTGATTTTCCCTTTATCTAATTTTCTAGCAGCAATTACACTAATTCCAGGTGGAATTGGTGTTTTTGAAGGTGGATTTATTGGATTACTTGTGCAAAATCAAATCAATTATGATATAGCAGTAACAGTAAGTGTATTGATAAGAATCATTGGTACCGGATTTTTCACAGTTTTAGGTATGATTTTATTAAAAAAACTCTCAAAATAA
- a CDS encoding glycosyltransferase, producing the protein MIIVCIPAFNAGKTIRDVSQRCKKFCDEVLVCDDGSTDNTALEGGALVVKHKKNMGKGAALRTLFKESIRKDVEIIVTIDGDGQFLPEEIPNLTTPIKDNSAEVVIGYRFESKNMPKYRKVGNKILDRLVKITSDLPYHDTQSGFRAYQKQVLESLNFQENGFGADTEILMQITKKNVSVKEEEITVLYNLENSTSTKNPISHFSSLVLMIIEIIAIKHPLRYLGIPGIGLMIIGIIFSVIVISFFNETRQFSIPSTLIALGSFVSGLMLLLMSTVLFSISKMKKREF; encoded by the coding sequence ATGATCATTGTATGCATTCCAGCATTTAATGCAGGTAAAACAATTAGAGATGTATCACAAAGATGTAAGAAATTTTGCGATGAAGTCTTAGTATGTGATGATGGTTCAACAGATAATACAGCATTAGAAGGAGGAGCATTAGTTGTCAAACATAAGAAAAATATGGGAAAAGGAGCAGCGTTAAGAACATTATTCAAAGAATCAATTAGAAAAGATGTCGAAATCATAGTAACAATTGATGGAGATGGACAATTTTTACCTGAAGAGATTCCAAATCTAACCACCCCGATTAAAGACAATTCTGCAGAGGTTGTAATTGGGTATCGTTTTGAAAGTAAAAATATGCCAAAATATAGAAAAGTAGGAAACAAAATTTTAGATAGGTTGGTCAAGATTACATCAGATTTACCATATCACGACACACAAAGTGGTTTCAGAGCATATCAAAAACAAGTTTTAGAGTCATTGAACTTTCAAGAGAATGGTTTTGGAGCAGATACAGAAATTTTAATGCAAATAACAAAAAAGAATGTTTCAGTAAAAGAAGAAGAAATCACAGTTTTGTATAATCTTGAAAATAGTACTTCAACAAAAAATCCTATTTCACATTTTTCATCATTGGTATTAATGATTATTGAGATAATAGCGATCAAACATCCTTTAAGATATTTAGGAATTCCAGGAATTGGTTTAATGATAATTGGGATTATATTTTCTGTCATAGTAATTTCATTTTTTAATGAAACACGACAATTTTCGATTCCATCAACACTTATTGCATTAGGTAGTTTTGTTAGTGGATTGATGTTATTATTAATGTCTACAGTTCTATTCAGCATTTCTAAGATGAAGAAAAGAGAATTTTAG
- a CDS encoding DUF3473 domain-containing protein, with amino-acid sequence MKNMMSVDLEDYFCDLDHTRWEEFKPRVEESTQVLLELFKKYNVKATFFILGYIAEKYPELVKQIESEEHELATHGYYHKDLRKITPNEFEDDLVKSINMIEKVSKSKVVGFRAPFFSINKQTLPVLKIIRKHLKYDSSIFPVRTPLYGIPNAPRVIYKPKFDNPLKHDENEQFFEIPPSTHSIPLIGNIPIAGGFHMRFLPLKYIMHGLRALNKQDHPIMFYIHPKDLDQDMPKIHEYAWHYYFGLKNARKKFEMILQNFEFSSISRNFNFN; translated from the coding sequence ATGAAAAATATGATGTCAGTTGATTTAGAAGATTATTTTTGTGATTTAGATCATACACGATGGGAGGAGTTTAAACCAAGAGTTGAAGAAAGTACACAAGTATTGTTAGAATTATTTAAAAAATACAATGTAAAAGCAACATTTTTCATTCTTGGATATATTGCTGAAAAATATCCTGAACTAGTAAAACAGATAGAATCAGAGGAACATGAATTAGCTACTCACGGGTACTATCATAAAGATTTAAGAAAAATTACCCCAAATGAATTTGAAGATGATTTAGTAAAATCAATCAATATGATAGAAAAGGTGAGCAAAAGTAAGGTGGTTGGATTTAGGGCTCCATTTTTTTCAATTAATAAACAAACTTTACCGGTACTAAAAATTATCAGAAAGCATTTAAAATATGATTCTAGTATTTTTCCAGTAAGAACACCACTTTATGGAATTCCAAATGCGCCAAGAGTAATTTATAAACCAAAATTTGACAACCCGTTAAAACACGATGAAAATGAACAGTTTTTTGAAATTCCACCATCTACACATTCTATTCCATTAATTGGAAATATTCCCATAGCAGGTGGATTTCATATGAGGTTTTTACCTTTAAAATACATCATGCATGGTTTAAGGGCATTAAACAAACAAGATCATCCCATAATGTTCTATATCCATCCAAAAGATTTAGATCAGGATATGCCCAAAATACATGAATATGCGTGGCATTATTACTTTGGATTGAAAAATGCAAGAAAGAAATTTGAAATGATTTTACAAAATTTTGAGTTTTCCTCAATATCAAGAAACTTTAATTTTAATTAA
- a CDS encoding glycosyltransferase, with the protein MRKFLNTIKHSVCIFKDEYSFSRMNNFASKTAKGDFLLFLNDDVEIISPNWIESMLKLAMQEKVGAVGAKLLFPDGTLQEAGGIVWKDGIIWNYGRNEDPNEPCYNFVRNVDYSSGSCLLVKRDLFERIGKFDTQYEPAYCEDTDLCLSIQKEGFKVLYQPLATVIHHEGKTCGTDLNSGIKSFQIKNQKIFRKKWQQFLNSRLNDSMDDVFHERNRKGGKNILYVDHYIPEYDKDAGSLLVYYMLCTLSYLEHKVTFWPDNLVKTEPYVTNLQQKGIEVIYDGNNFESFIKKHGNVFEFCITTRAHIAPKYIDLIKKHAPQCKIVYDTVDLHFVRESREAKIKHDSNMHDQALKTKETEFQIFRNSDIIIVKSMGEANLLLKEIPKSHVAIIPTFEISPDKINPFNLRNDLLFIGGFQHPPNIDSLQHLINIIFPKIREKLPESKLFVIGSNPTQKIIDMCSETKNVVFLGYVKNIDFYLQKCKLLLAPIRFGAGVKGKITQSLAYGLVVITTSIGAEGISDKNGEILIISENDDEFIEKAVLLYNDESFWTKLSLNSKKHSEENFSPEYVKNTIEKIIAILT; encoded by the coding sequence ATGAGAAAATTTTTAAACACTATCAAACATTCTGTTTGTATCTTTAAAGATGAGTATTCATTTAGTCGTATGAATAACTTTGCTTCAAAAACAGCAAAAGGTGATTTCTTATTGTTTCTTAATGATGATGTTGAAATTATTTCTCCCAATTGGATTGAGTCTATGTTAAAGTTGGCAATGCAAGAAAAAGTTGGCGCAGTTGGTGCAAAACTTTTGTTTCCTGATGGAACACTACAAGAAGCAGGTGGAATAGTGTGGAAAGATGGAATAATTTGGAATTATGGTAGAAATGAAGATCCTAATGAACCATGTTATAATTTTGTTAGAAATGTTGATTACAGTTCTGGTTCTTGTTTGTTGGTAAAAAGAGATCTTTTTGAAAGAATAGGCAAATTTGATACCCAATATGAACCAGCTTACTGTGAAGATACAGATCTTTGTTTGTCAATCCAAAAAGAAGGATTTAAAGTTCTTTATCAACCCCTTGCAACTGTCATCCATCATGAAGGAAAAACCTGTGGAACTGATCTCAACTCTGGTATAAAATCATTTCAAATTAAAAATCAAAAAATATTTCGAAAAAAATGGCAACAGTTTCTTAATTCTAGATTAAATGATTCCATGGATGATGTTTTTCATGAACGAAACAGAAAGGGTGGAAAAAACATCTTGTATGTTGATCATTATATTCCTGAATATGATAAAGATGCAGGATCTCTTTTAGTATACTATATGTTGTGTACTCTATCTTATCTAGAACACAAAGTTACGTTTTGGCCAGACAATCTAGTTAAAACTGAACCTTATGTTACAAATTTACAGCAAAAAGGTATTGAAGTAATTTATGATGGAAATAATTTTGAATCATTTATAAAAAAACATGGAAATGTTTTTGAATTTTGTATTACAACTAGGGCTCACATTGCACCAAAATACATTGATTTAATAAAAAAACATGCTCCTCAATGTAAAATAGTTTATGATACTGTTGATCTTCATTTTGTAAGAGAATCTCGAGAAGCTAAAATTAAACACGATTCTAATATGCATGATCAAGCACTAAAAACAAAAGAAACAGAATTTCAAATTTTTCGAAATTCTGATATAATCATTGTCAAAAGTATGGGAGAGGCAAATTTACTATTAAAAGAAATCCCAAAGTCTCATGTTGCTATTATTCCTACATTTGAAATTTCACCTGATAAAATTAATCCATTTAATTTAAGAAATGATTTGTTGTTCATAGGTGGATTCCAACATCCTCCAAATATTGATTCTCTCCAACATTTAATAAATATAATTTTTCCTAAAATTCGAGAAAAATTACCTGAATCTAAGCTATTTGTTATTGGAAGTAATCCAACACAAAAAATAATTGATATGTGCTCTGAAACAAAAAATGTTGTTTTTCTTGGTTATGTTAAAAATATTGATTTTTACTTACAAAAATGCAAATTACTTCTGGCACCAATTAGATTTGGTGCTGGTGTAAAAGGAAAAATCACTCAAAGTTTAGCATATGGTCTGGTAGTAATTACTACATCTATTGGTGCTGAAGGAATTTCAGATAAGAATGGTGAAATTTTGATAATATCTGAAAATGATGATGAATTTATAGAAAAAGCAGTTTTACTGTATAACGATGAGAGTTTTTGGACAAAACTTTCACTTAACTCAAAAAAACATTCAGAAGAAAATTTTTCACCTGAATATGTAAAGAACACTATAGAAAAAATTATAGCAATACTAACATAG